Within Bacillus sp. Marseille-Q1617, the genomic segment TCATCCGCGCCAGGTATTCTCAAGGGAGCAGCTGCTAGAACGGGTATGGGGATACGATTTTTATGGGGATGAACGGACGGTCGATGTCCATATCAAGCGTCTCCGAAATAAGATCGGGAGCAAGGATAAGCCGTATCTGCATACGGTCTGGGGCGTAGGCTATAAATTCGATGAGACGGCGGCCGGCGATGAAATTTAGATATCTTTATCAACTGCTTCTCAGCCATACCAGTGTGCTCATCATCGCCTTCTTCATCCTTGGCACACTGTTTTCCCACTATGTCGAAGATCTTGTTTATGAAAATAAGGTAGCGGAACTGAGTTCTTACGGGGAGAAAATATTAAAGGACCTCGAAAGGCCGAGTCCGAGAAGGCCGCTCTATTTGGAGGAATACAGCAATCTGCTTCAGGTGCGGAACATTGATCTGATCACGTTCAACCGTAAAGGGGAGGTATCCTATTCCAGGGGCGGCGTGTACCCGCAGATCGAGTTGTCCAAAGAGGAATGGAATAAGATAGAGCGCGGTGAAACCGTCCCGTTGAAAAAGGATTTCGGCCGCTTCAATCAGGCGGTGTCGCTTGTGATCATGCCCCGGGTCATTAATGATCAGCTGATAGGTGGACTCATCCTGATATCCCCGATCAGCGGCACGAGGGAAATGCTGACTGAAATCAATCAATATCTTTTATATATCGTGCTGCTGGCGCTGGCGATTTCAGTGTTGATCTCCCTGCTTTTATCAAAGCTCCATGTGAAAAGAATCCAGCGGATCAGGGAGGCGGCTTCACGTGTGTCATCCGGCAACTACGATGTTCATGTCCCGAGCTCCAACTTCGATGAAATCGGAGACCTTGCCGCTGACTTCAATGAGATGGTCACAAAATTGAAGCTCTCCAAAGAGGAAATCGATGCGCTCGAAAACCGGAGACGGCAGTTCATGGCGGATGTTTCACACGAACTGAGAACACCGCTGACCACGATCCGCGGCGTCATCGAGGGAATCAGGAACGACATGATTCCAGAGGAACAGAAAGAGAAAAGCTTCGGCCTCGTCAGCCAGGAAACGATGCGGCTGATCAGGCTCGTTAACGAAAACCTGGACTACGAGAAAATCCGCTCCAACCAGATCACGATCACGAAAGTCACCGTCCCGCTGCTGGATGTGTTCGAAGTCATCAAGGAGCAGCTCGATTTCCAGGCTGAAGAAAAAGGGAACGAACTCAACGTTCAGGCAGATTCTTCTGCAAAGGTACATGCCGACTATGACAGGCTCATCCAGATCCTCATCAACATTACGAA encodes:
- a CDS encoding cell wall metabolism sensor histidine kinase WalK, whose translation is MKFRYLYQLLLSHTSVLIIAFFILGTLFSHYVEDLVYENKVAELSSYGEKILKDLERPSPRRPLYLEEYSNLLQVRNIDLITFNRKGEVSYSRGGVYPQIELSKEEWNKIERGETVPLKKDFGRFNQAVSLVIMPRVINDQLIGGLILISPISGTREMLTEINQYLLYIVLLALAISVLISLLLSKLHVKRIQRIREAASRVSSGNYDVHVPSSNFDEIGDLAADFNEMVTKLKLSKEEIDALENRRRQFMADVSHELRTPLTTIRGVIEGIRNDMIPEEQKEKSFGLVSQETMRLIRLVNENLDYEKIRSNQITITKVTVPLLDVFEVIKEQLDFQAEEKGNELNVQADSSAKVHADYDRLIQILINITKNSIQFTTGGSITLSGSSSGEETVIEIEDTGMGMDPEEIKSIWRRFYKADLSRTNNPYGEFGLGLSIVKQLVLMHDGSIDVFSEKGKGTRFVIRLPL